The following are encoded in a window of Mustela nigripes isolate SB6536 chromosome 1, MUSNIG.SB6536, whole genome shotgun sequence genomic DNA:
- the LOC132023585 gene encoding tripartite motif-containing protein 5-like yields the protein MASKLLTNIKEEVTCPICLDLLKEPLSLGCGHSFCKACITAANKESKTSQEEKSTSCPVCQFHYCAKELRPNWHVANIVERFREVKVSSEEGQKRNLCERHEEKLLLFCKKDGKVLCWVCERSQEHRGHQTVPMDEAVQEYQEKLQTALQKVIKEQQEAEMLNANLREQRTSWKNHMQNEKKYIHTKFKKLKTMLEREEKNIVQMLDNEEETILNSFVSVEDEVAQHSQIVKDLISELEHRLQGSTVGMLQDVHSVMERSKNLSLKKQKAFLKEQKKVSGIPDLKELMQLFIDLVF from the exons ATGGCTTCTAAACTCCTGACAAACATAAAGGAGGAGGTGACCTGCCCCATCTGCCTGGACCTCCTGAAGGAACCCCTGAGCCTGGGCTGTGGCCACAGCTTCTGCAAAGCCTGCATTACTGCAGCAAACAAGGAGTCCAagacaagccaggaagagaagagcACCAGTTGCCCTGTGTGCCAATTCCATTACTGTGCTAAGGAGCTGAGGCCTAACTGGCACGTGGCCAACATAGTGGAGAGGTTCCGAGAGGTCAAGGTGAGCTCTGAGGAAGGGCAAAAGAGAAATCTCTGTGAACGCCATGAAGAGAAGCTCTTGCTCTTCTGTAAGAAGGATGGGAAGGTCCTTTGCTGGGTTTGTGAGCGGTCTCAGGAGCACCGTGGTCACCAAACGGTCCCCATGGATGAGGCTGTCCAAGAGTACCAG GAGAAGCTCCAGACAGCTCTGCAGAAGGTGATAAAGGAGCAGCAGGAAGCAGAGATGTTGAATGCTAACCTCAGAGAACAGAGAACCTCCTGGAAG AAtcatatgcaaaatgagaaaaagtatatccatacaaagtttaaaaaactgaagaCTATGCTGGAGCGTGAGGAGAAGAATATAGTGCAGATGCTGGACAACGAGGAGGAAACTATTCTCAACTCCTTTGTCTCAGTGGAGGATGAGGTGGCCCAGCACAGCCAGATAGTGAAAGACCTGATTTCAGAACTAGAGCATCGGCTTCAGGGGTCAACAGTAGGCATGCTGCAG GATGTGCATTCCGTCATGGAAAG GAGTAAGAACTTGtctctgaagaaacaaaaagcttttctcaaggaacaaaagaaagTGTCCGGAATTCCTGATCTGAAAGAGTTAATGCAACTGTTTATAG atttagTTTTCTGA